From one Ursus arctos isolate Adak ecotype North America unplaced genomic scaffold, UrsArc2.0 scaffold_26, whole genome shotgun sequence genomic stretch:
- the LOC113257460 gene encoding keratin, type II cytoskeletal 3-like: protein MNRQASHSQQSCRSSSGGRCQGFGGHSAVVAGQSRVSSTRSSSTSRSGRGGGGSAACAMMGGGFGSRSLYNLGGNKKISISVAGGSSRAGELGGARRSSGFGRGGRRMGGGFGGRAGGFGGAGGFGGGAGGFRGGAGGFGGPGDFGGAGGFGGSGGLGGPHGFGGPGGFGPGGFPGGIQEVTVNQSLLQPLNVEIDPQIGQVKTQEREQIKTLNNKFASFIDKVRFLEQQNKVLETKWSLLQEQGSGSNTTNHSLEPFFENYISSLKAFLDGLHLEKDRLQGELRGMEETVEDFKKRYEEEVNKRTAVGNDFVLLKKDVDATYMTKVELEAKVDSVTDEINFLKALYDAELSQMQSDTSDTSVVLSMDNNRFLDLDSIIAEVRAQYEAIARKSKAEAEALYQSKLGQLQTTAGRHGDDLKSTENEISELNRMIQKLRAEIESVKKQNASLQTAIADAEQRGELAFKDANAKLQDLKAALQQAKEDLARLLREYQELMNVKLALDIEIATYRKLLEGEECRMSGECQSSVSIEMVHNSSGGGGNGGRGGTLGASALGGSSLGGGAGAHRGLGRGGLGSGGGSVVRRGFSGSGGSCAVSGGGSNSSGRILQSSSQSQRSHHKF from the exons ATGAATCGCCAGGCCAGCCACAGCCAACAATCTTGCAGATCTTCTAGTGGGGGCCGCTGCCAGGGCTTCGGTGGCCACTCAGCTGTTGTGGCAGGCCAGAGCCGGGTCAGCTCCACCAGGTCCTCCTCGACATCCCGCTCAGGCAGGGGCGGTGGTGGGTCTGCTGCCTGTGCCATGATGGGAGGAGGTTTTGGCAGCAGGAGTCTCTACAACCTTGGGGGCAACAAGAAGATTTCCATCAGTGTGGCTGGAGGCAGCTCCCGGGCCGGAGAGCTTGGGGGGGCCCGCAGAAGCAGTGGTTTTGGACGTGGTGGAAGAAGGATGGGTGGGGGTTttggaggaagggctgggggctTTGGAGGAGCTGGGGGGTTTGGTGGAGGAGCTGGAGGCTTTAGAGGAGGAGCTGGTGGCTTTGGTGGCCCTGGTGACTTTGGTGGAGCTGGTGGCTTTGGTGGGTCTGGTGGCTTGGGTGGGCCCCATGGCTTTGGTGGGCCTGGTGGCTTCGGTCCTGGTGGCTTCCCTGGAGGAATCCAGGAAGTGACTGTCAACCAGAGCCTCCTGCAGCCCCTCAATGTGGAGATCGACCCCCAGATTGGGCAAGTCAAGACCCAGGAGCGGGAGCAGATCAAGACCCTCAACAACAAGTTCGCCTCCTTCATCGACAAG GTGCGCTTCCTGGAGCAGCAGAACAAGGTCCTGGAGACCAAGTGGAGCCTCCTGCAGGAGCAGGGCTCTGGTTCTAATACCACCAACCACAGCCTTGAGCCTTTTTTTGAGAACTACATCAGCAGTCTCAAGGCCTTCCTGGATGGGCTGCACCTGGAGAAGGACAGGCTGCAGGGTGAGCTGAGGGGCATGGAGGAGACGGTGGAAGACTTCAAGAAGAG GTACGAAGAGGAGGTCAACAAACGTACGGCTGTAGGGAACGACTTCGTACTCTTGAAGAAG GATGTCGATGCTACCTACATGACCAAAGTGGAACTGGAGGCCAAGGTGGACAGTGTGACCGATGAGATCAACTTCCTGAAGGCCCTCTACGATGCC GAGCTGTCCCAGATGCAGTCAGACACCAGCGACACGTCCGTGGTGCTGTCCATGGACAACAACCGCTTCCTGGACCTGGACAGTATCATCGCCGAGGTCCGCGCCCAGTACGAGGCGATCGCCCGGAAGAGCAAGGCCGAGGCCGAGGCGCTGTACCAGAGCAAG CTGGGGCAGCTGCAGACCACGGCCGGCAGGCACGGGGATGACCTGAAGAGCACCGAGAATGAGATCTCCGAGCTCAACAGGATGATCCAGAAGCTGCGGGCCGAGATCGAGAGCGTCAAGAAGcag AATGCCAGCCTGCAGACAGCCATCGCCGATGCCGAGCAGCGCGGGGAGCTGGCCTTCAAGGACGCCAATGCCAAGCTTCAGGACCTCAAGGCCGCCCTGCAGCAGGCCAAGGAGGACCTGGCCCGGCTGCTGCGCGAGTACCAGGAGCTCATGAACGTCAAGCTGGCCCTGGACATCGAGATCGCCACCTACCGCAAGCTGCTGGAGGGCGAGGAGTGCAG GATGTCTGGAGAGTGCCAGAGTTCCGTGAGCATTG AGATGGTGCACAACAGCAGCGGCGGGGGCGGCAACGGCGGCAGAGGGGGCACCTTGGGAGCCAGTGCCCTGGGAGGCAGCTCACTGGGAGGTGGCGCTGGGGCCCACCGGGGCCTGGGCCGCGGGGGCCTGGGCTCGGGCGGGGGCTCGGTGGTGCGCAGGGGCTTCTCCGGTTCTGGGGGCTCCTGTGCCGTCAGCGGGGGCGGCAGCAACAGCTCAGGCCGCATCTTGCAAAGCTCCTCCCAGAGCCAGCGGTCCCACCACAAATTCTGA
- the LOC113257459 gene encoding LOW QUALITY PROTEIN: keratin, type II cytoskeletal 2 oral-like (The sequence of the model RefSeq protein was modified relative to this genomic sequence to represent the inferred CDS: inserted 1 base in 1 codon), with protein sequence MVGAALGSQSLYNLGGSEKISLSVAKGAAQTGSSGWGCSGAFGGSLIGGRPGGLGGIPGGAGGLGGSGGFPLSIQEMTINQSLLQPLNMGVDPQLREVKTQEKEQIKTLNDKFASFIDKVQFLEQQNKVLETKWCLLQEQSATSRASAHDLQPFFESYTSCLQAHLDRLLSERGQLDGELSTVQALVEECKRKYDDELNKRSEAENDLMVLKKDVDTSYMTKVDLEIKMESLTSEVNFXRALFEAEYNQVLSESGDMSVILSMDNNRHLDLDSIITEVKAQYKEIAQRSKAEAEGLYRVKLGELQTTASRYGEDLKSTKSEIAELNRMVQRLRAKIESIRKQNTNLQATIADTEQQGTWTLQDAQAKLAELKKALQQAQENLAYLLRDYQELMNVKLALDGEIATYQKMLDGEECRMSGECQSPVCILVVNHTPGSKNISAGGSSSSNGIWGNRGDQGIRGDSESTNMGKGIQSRSTSTSMDQSPRLGSSSSSARVVQTITSSDQRSCIKY encoded by the exons ATGGTTGGGGCTGCCCTTGGCAGCCAGAGCCTGTACAACCTTGGGGGGAGCGAGAAGATCTCACTCAGTGTGGCCAAAGGTGCCGCCCAGACTGGGAGCTCAGGATGGGGTTGCTCGGGCGCCTTTGGAGGGAGCCT CATTGGAGGGAGACCTGGTGGCTTGGGAGGCATTCCTGGTGGAGCCGGGGGCCTTGGGGGTTCAGGGGGATTTCCCCTCAGTATCCAGGAGATGACCATCAACCAGAGCCTCCTTCAGCCCCTGAACATGGGGGTCGACCCTCAGCTCAGGGAGGTGAAGACCCAAGAGAAGGAGCAGATTAAGACTCTCAATGACAAATTTGCCTCCTTCATCGACAAG GTGCAGTTCCTGGAGCAGCAGAACAAGGTGCTGGAGACCAAGTGGTGCCTCCTGCAGGAGCAGTCAGCTACCTCCAGGGCCAGTGCCCATGACTTGCAGCCCTTCTTTGAGTCCTACACCAGCTGCCTCCAGGCCCACCTGGACAGGCTGCTGAGTGAGCGGGGTCAGCTGGATGGGGAACTGAGCACAGTGCAGGCACTTGTGGAGGAGTGTAAGAGGAA GTATGACGATGAACTTAACAAGCGCTCAGAGGCTGAGAATGACTTGATGGTTCTGAAGAAG GATGTGGATACTTCCTACATGACCAAAGTGGACTTGGAAATCAAAATGGAGAGTCTGACCAGTGAAGTCAACT TGAGAGCCCTCTTTGAAGCT GAGTACAACCAGGTCCTGTCGGAATCCGGTGATATGTCCGTCATCCTGTCCATGGACAATAACCGGCATCTGGACCTGGACAGCATCATCACCGAGGTCAAGGCCCAGTACAAGGAGATCGCCCAGAGGAGCAAGGCAGAGGCCGAGGGGCTGTACCGGGTCAAG CTTGGGGAGCTGCAGACTACAGCCAGCAGGTATGGAGAAGACTTGAAGAGCACCAAGAGTGAGATTGCAGAGCTCAACAGGATGGTCCAGAGGCTGCGGGCCAAGATTGAGAGCATCAGGAAGCAG AATACTAACCTGCAGGCAACAATTGCTGACACTGAACAACAGGGAACATGGACCCTCCAAGATGCCCAGGCCAAGTTGGCAGAGCTCAAGAAGGCCCTGCAGCAGGCCCAAGAGAACTTGGCCTATCTCCTGCGTGACTACCAGGAACTGATGAACGTCAAGTTGGCATTGGATGGGGAGATCGCCACCTACCAGAAGATGCTGGATGGCGAGGAGTGCAG GATGTCTGGGGAGTGTCAGAGCCCAGTGTGTATCC TTGTGGTCAACCACACACCCGGCAGCAAGAACATTAGTGCtgggggcagcagcagcagcaatggcATCTGGGGCAACAGAGGGGACCAGGGCATCCGAGGCGACAGTGAGTCCACCAATATGGGGAAGGGCATCCAGTCCAGAAGCACAAGCACCTCCATGGATCAGAGTCCCAGACTGGGCAGCTCCTCCTCCTCGGCCAGGGTTGTGCAGACCATCACCAGCAGTGACCAGCGCTCCTGCATCAAATACTGA